The following proteins are encoded in a genomic region of Parus major isolate Abel chromosome 20, Parus_major1.1, whole genome shotgun sequence:
- the LOC107213088 gene encoding BPI fold-containing family B member 4-like isoform X2 codes for MSPFWCLIFLGGLLPPSQALLNLLNPAQASGGGQPGSSGLLGTGILGGKGLGTGVLGEKGLATSLLGGEGLGTGLLGGEGLGTGLLGGEGLGNGLLSGGLLGNGLLGNNSLLGETGLLGTGLLGKGGLLGNGSLLGLDGLLGGAGGLLGAGGLLGGGASQKMTRYAWLKVLNLENARVSWKVLRGTELVLNLYSKLVFRFPGIFQFLSGSSVEANVTSHIALTQDSPGDLKLVLKDCNNLLGGFKVSMRKGLLTNLVSGLLNKSLKSLVPALLCPLVNIWVSIININLQFLNRVISFGLLGKIYSALSKLPVTAGHYVELDLQNSPFPSTFIDWLLQTAGVNPGINP; via the exons ATGTCACCCTTCTGGTGTCTCATCTTTCTCGGGGGCCTCCTGCCCCCCTCCCAGGCCCTCCTCAACCTGCTGAACCCAGCACAAGCCAGTGGTG GAGGACAACCTGGCAGCAGTGGGCTGCTTGGCACGGGCATCCTCGGTGGGAAAGGACTTGGCACAGGTGTCCTCGGCGAGAAAGGCCTTGCAACAAGCCTCCTTGGTGGGGAAGGACTTGGCACGGGCCTCCTTGGTGGGGAAGGACTTGGCACAGGCCTCCTTGGTGGGGAAGGACTTGGAAATGGTCTCCTCAGCGGTGGTCTCCTCGGCAATGGCCTCCTTGGTAATAACAGCCTTCTTGGAGAGACGGGTCTGCTTGGCACAGGGCTGCTTGGAAAAGGAGGTCTCCTAGGCAATGGAAGTCTGCTTGGACTCGATGGTCTTCTGGGTGGAGCAGGAGGACTTCTGGGTGCAGGAGGACTGTTGGGTGGTGGAGCCTCCCAGAAGATGACACGCTATGCCTG GCTGAAGGTGCTGAACCTCGAGAACGCCCGAGTGTCGTGGAAGGTCCTTCGTGGGACCGAGCTTGTGCTGAACCTGTACTCGAAGCTGGTGTTCCGCTTTCCAGG gatttttcagtttctgagtGGATCCTCAGTAGAAGCAAACGTCACATCCCACATCGCCCTGACCCAGGACTCCCCCGGTGACCTCAAGTTGGTGCTTAAGGATTGCAACAACCTCCTTGGTGGCTTCAAAGTCAGCATGAGGAAGGG gctCCTCACCAATCTGGTGAGCGGCTTGCTGAACAAGTCTCTTAAGTCCCTTGTTCCTGCGCTG CTCTGCCCATTAGTGAACATCTGGGTCAGCATCATCAACATTAATCTGCAGTTCCTCAACC GCGTCATCTCCTTTGGGCTTCTGGGGAAAATCTACTCTGCCCTCTCCAAACTGCCAGTGACAGCTGGGCACTATGTGGAGCTGGATCTGCAG AATTCCCCATTCCCAAGCACCTTCATCGACTGGCTCCTTCAGA CCGCAGGTGTCAATCCCGGGATCAATCCATAG
- the LOC107213088 gene encoding BPI fold-containing family B member 4-like isoform X1, whose amino-acid sequence MSPFWCLIFLGGLLPPSQALLNLLNPAQASGGLLGTGLIGGKGGLPGTGALGEGGLLGTGLLGQGSPSGAESGGLLGAGNEPSGAGALGTGLLGGQPGSSGLLGTGILGGKGLGTGVLGEKGLATSLLGGEGLGTGLLGGEGLGTGLLGGEGLGNGLLSGGLLGNGLLGNNSLLGETGLLGTGLLGKGGLLGNGSLLGLDGLLGGAGGLLGAGGLLGGGASQKMTRYAWLKVLNLENARVSWKVLRGTELVLNLYSKLVFRFPGIFQFLSGSSVEANVTSHIALTQDSPGDLKLVLKDCNNLLGGFKVSMRKGLLTNLVSGLLNKSLKSLVPALLCPLVNIWVSIININLQFLNRVISFGLLGKIYSALSKLPVTAGHYVELDLQNSPFPSTFIDWLLQTAGVNPGINP is encoded by the exons ATGTCACCCTTCTGGTGTCTCATCTTTCTCGGGGGCCTCCTGCCCCCCTCCCAGGCCCTCCTCAACCTGCTGAACCCAGCACAAGCCAGTGGTG GCCTGCTTGGGACTGGTCTCATCGGTGGAAAAGGTGGCTTGCCTGGCACAGGTGCTCTTGGTGAAGGTGGGCTGCTTGGCACTGGCCTCCTGGGCCAAGGAAGTCCAAGTGGAGCAGAAAGTGGAGGTCTCCTTGGTGCAGGAAATGAACCCAGTGGAGCTGGGGCCCTTGGCACAGGCCTCCTAG GAGGACAACCTGGCAGCAGTGGGCTGCTTGGCACGGGCATCCTCGGTGGGAAAGGACTTGGCACAGGTGTCCTCGGCGAGAAAGGCCTTGCAACAAGCCTCCTTGGTGGGGAAGGACTTGGCACGGGCCTCCTTGGTGGGGAAGGACTTGGCACAGGCCTCCTTGGTGGGGAAGGACTTGGAAATGGTCTCCTCAGCGGTGGTCTCCTCGGCAATGGCCTCCTTGGTAATAACAGCCTTCTTGGAGAGACGGGTCTGCTTGGCACAGGGCTGCTTGGAAAAGGAGGTCTCCTAGGCAATGGAAGTCTGCTTGGACTCGATGGTCTTCTGGGTGGAGCAGGAGGACTTCTGGGTGCAGGAGGACTGTTGGGTGGTGGAGCCTCCCAGAAGATGACACGCTATGCCTG GCTGAAGGTGCTGAACCTCGAGAACGCCCGAGTGTCGTGGAAGGTCCTTCGTGGGACCGAGCTTGTGCTGAACCTGTACTCGAAGCTGGTGTTCCGCTTTCCAGG gatttttcagtttctgagtGGATCCTCAGTAGAAGCAAACGTCACATCCCACATCGCCCTGACCCAGGACTCCCCCGGTGACCTCAAGTTGGTGCTTAAGGATTGCAACAACCTCCTTGGTGGCTTCAAAGTCAGCATGAGGAAGGG gctCCTCACCAATCTGGTGAGCGGCTTGCTGAACAAGTCTCTTAAGTCCCTTGTTCCTGCGCTG CTCTGCCCATTAGTGAACATCTGGGTCAGCATCATCAACATTAATCTGCAGTTCCTCAACC GCGTCATCTCCTTTGGGCTTCTGGGGAAAATCTACTCTGCCCTCTCCAAACTGCCAGTGACAGCTGGGCACTATGTGGAGCTGGATCTGCAG AATTCCCCATTCCCAAGCACCTTCATCGACTGGCTCCTTCAGA CCGCAGGTGTCAATCCCGGGATCAATCCATAG
- the CDK5RAP1 gene encoding CDK5 regulatory subunit-associated protein 1, with product MNVSDTEIAWAILQKNGYARTKELDEADVVLLVTCSVRVPCTVAKAVFLPKSLVPVVFLQWRCSQASKVIADKIKSRHNPPTTNGTFRCHWIPCLALPHEDPSPLLAGCMAERLKEEILHREKLVDVVAGPDAYRDLPRLLAVAESGQQAANVLLSLDETYADILPVQTSAGGTTAFVSIMRGCDNMCSYCIVPFTRGRERSRPIASILQEVRMLSDQGVKEVTLLGQNVNSFRDLSEVQFQSVAAPGLSRGFSTVYKAKQGGLRFSHLLDQVSRIDPEMRIRFTSPHPKDFPDEVLQLIQERHNICKQLHLPAQSGSTRVLEAMRRGYTREAYLELVHHVRDSIPGVSLSSDFITGFCGETEEDHQQTLSLLREVRYNIGFLFAYSMRQKTRAHHRLQDDVPTDVKKRRLEQLIATFREEAARANAALVGQAQLVLVEGPSKRSASELCGRNDGNIKVIFPDAELEDAAECRAPGRAQPGDYVMVKVTSASSQTLRGVPLCRTTLSRAAASH from the exons ATGAATGTCAGTGACACTGAGATCGCCTGGGCCATCCTGCAGAAGAATGGCTATGCCAGGACAAAGGAGCTGGATGAG GCAGATGTGGTTCTTCTTGTCACCTGTTCCGTGAG GGTACCTTGTACTGTGGCCAAGGCAGTTTTTCTCCCCAAGAGCTTAGTCCCTGTGGTCTTTCTGCAGTGGAGATGCTCTCAGGCAAGCAAAGTGATAGCAGATAAGATAAAGTCAAGACATAATCCCCCCACCACAAACGGCACTTTCAGGTGCCATTGGATTCCCTGCCTG GCCCTGCCTCATGAGGACCCTTCTCCTTTGTTGGCAGGATGCATGGCTGAGAGGCTTAAGGAGGAGATTCTGCACAGGGAGAAGCTGGTTGATGTCGTGGCTGGCCCTGATGCCTACCGTGATCTTCCCCggctgctggcagtggcagaGTCTGGCCAGCAAGCTGCCAATGTCCTGCTGTCCCTAGATGAGACTTATGCTGACATTCTGCCTGTCCAGACTAGTGCAGGTGGCACGACAGCATTTGT GTCCATCATGCGGGGCTGTGACAACATGTGCAGTTACTGCATCGTGCCCTTCACCCGAGGCCGGGAAAGGAGCCGCCCCATCGCCTCCATCCTGCAGGAAGTGAGGATGCTGTCAGATCAG GGAGTGAAAGAAGTGACCCTATTGGGTCAGAATGTCAACAGCTTTCGAGACCTGTCTGAGGTGCAGTTTCAGTCAGTGGCTGCCCCAGGCCTCAGCCGTGGCTTTAGCACAGTCTACAAAGCCAAACAGGGAGGTCTGCGCTTCTCACACCTGCTGGACCAGGTCTCTAGGATTGATCCAGAAATGAGGATCCGTTTCACCTCTCCACACCCTAAGGATTTTCCTGATGAG GTTCTGCAGCTCATCCAGGAGCGACACAACATCTGCAAACAGCTGCACCTCCCAGCCCAGAGTGGGAGCACACGAGTCCTGGAGGCGATGCGGCGAGG ATACACAAGAGAAGCATATTTAGAGCTCGTGCACCACGTGCGTGACTCTATTCCAG GAGTGAGCTTGAGCAGTGATTTCATCACTGGGTTCTGTGGAGAGACAGAGGAGGATCACCAGCAGACGTTGTCCTTGCTGCGGGAAGTCCGCTACAACATCGGCTTCCTGTTTGCTTACAGCATGAGACAG aagaCGCGGGCGCATCACCGGCTGCAGGACGATGTCCCCACAGATGTGAAGAAGCGGCGGCTGGAGCAGCTCATTGCCACCTTCCGGGAGGAGGCTGCGAGGGCCAACGCAGCTCTGGTGGGACAGGcccagctggtgctggtggaAGGG CCCAGCAAACGCTCTGCCTCGGAGCTGTGTGGGAGGAACGACGGCAACATCAAGGTGATCTTCCCCGACGCCGAGCTGGAGGATGCTGCCGAGTGCAGGGctccaggcagagcccagccaggggaCTATGTGATGGTGAAG GTAACCTCTGCCAGCTCACAGACCCTGCGGGGAGTTCCGCTCTGCAGGACCACCCTGTCCcgtgctgctgcttctcactgA
- the LOC107213058 gene encoding bactericidal permeability-increasing protein-like → MGVQSLAVACGALALCLALTTATNPGFVVRITQAGLDYAHEHGITILEKQLAQLKLPDISGDSRVLRVGKVHYELSRLRLRDFHLPYTRITPISNVGLQVSISNAFAELSGDWWVKFLFLRGHGSFNLKVENVYIKIILRLGSDTAGKPTISTSDCSARISKIRVHFSGKLGWLYNLFHSVIESRLRKILESKVCDNVAKSVQNELQTYIQTLPVTARIDAKIGLDYALVAPPKATAQSLDAGLKGEFYSLAHRSTVPFSPPPLALPPDHDRMVYFGASSYFFNTACIAYHKAGALVFEITEATIPKDVGFKLDTSVFSAFIPQLEEMYPDMPMKFRLSAPTAPFLTIGPGGISFQPVVDAQAYAILPNSSLAPLFLLSLTGNVSAAIDVRSGRIVGSLDVGRIRLSLKDSAVGTFQVRMMQSLMNVLTSSTLLPRLNARLDEGFPLPLLDRIQLSNTLVKFYENFILLGADVHFQPQA, encoded by the exons ATGGGAGTGCAGAGCCTGGCAGTGGCTTGCGGGGCACTGGCCTTGTGCCTGGCACTCACCACAGCCACCAACCCCGGCTTCGTGGTGAGGATCACCCAGGCAGGCTTGGACTACG cccacgAGCATGGGATCACAatcctggagaagcagctggccCAGCTGAAGCTGCCAGACATCTCGGGTGATTCTCGTGTCTTGCGCGTGGGGAAGGTACACTATGAGCTCTCCAG ACTGCGCCTTCGTGATTTCCACTTGCCATACACACGGATTACCCCAATCTCCAATGTGGGCCTGCAGGTCTCCATCTCCAACGCCTTTGCTGAGCTGTCTGGGGACTGGTGGGTGAAATTCCTCTTTTT GCGGGGCCACGGATCTTTTAACCTGAAGGTGGAAAATGTCTACATCAAAATCATCCTGAGGCTGGGCAGTGACACAGCTGGGAAGCCCACCATCAGCACCTCTGACTGCAGTGCCCGCATCTCCAAAATCCGAGTGCACTTTTCAGGCAAGCTTGG GTGGCTTTACAACCTGTTCCACAGCGTTATTGAGTCCCGGTTGCGGAAAATTTTAGAGAGCAAG GTCTGTGACAACGTGGCCAAGTCAGTACAAAACGAGCTCCAGACGTACATCCAGACCCTGCCAG TCACAGCCAGGATAGATGCCAAGATTGGGCTTGATTATGCCTTGGTGGCACCCCCAAAAGCTACTGCCCAGTCTCTGGATGCAGGCCTGAAG GGTGAATTCTACTCCCTGGCCCATCGCTCCACCGTCCCCTTCTCACCGCCGCCACTGGCCTTACCCCCGGATCACGACCGCATGGTTTACTTTGGAGCCTCCAGCTACTTCTTCAACACAGCCTGCATTGCCTACCACAAGGCTGGGGCACTGGTCTTTGAAATCACAGAGGCCACG ATCCCAAAGGATGTGGGATTCAAATTGGACACCTCTGTCTTCTCAGCCTTCATTCCCCAG ctGGAGGAGATGTACCCAGACATGCCAATGAAGTTCAGGCTgtctgctcccactgctccatTCCTGACTATTGGACCAGGAGGAATCTCGTTCCAGCCCGTTGTGGATGCCCAGGCTTATGCCATCCTTCCCaactccagcctggctcctctcttcctcctcagcctg ACAGGGAACGTGTCCGCTGCCATCGACGTGAGATCCGGCCGCATAGTTGGGAGCCTGGATGTGGGCAG GATCAGGCTCTCTCTGAAGGATTCAGCTGTTGGCACTTTCCAG GTGCGAATGATGCAGTCCTTAATGAACGTCTTGACTTCCAGTACCCTGCTCCCACGTCTCAATG CCCGTTTAGATGAGGGTTTCCCTCTGCCACTTCTGGACAGGATCCAGCTCTCCAATACCCTTGTGAAGTTCTATGAG AATTTCATACTGCTTGGAGCAGATGTTCACTTCCAGCCCCAGGCATGA